The Desulfosoma sp. genomic interval GACCTGACGGAAAATTGTACGCCATTGGTGGAGAGGTCACCTTGGACATAAGTCCTGTTCCTGGGGATCCTCAGGCCACGATGGCAAAAATGCAGGTGGTTAAGCAGGCGGCTCTTGCTCCGGCACAACCCTCCACACAGGACAGAGTCATCGCGTCAAAAGCTGACATGGAGATTCAAAAAGCCAGACAGGAACTCCTTTTAAAGAAGGCCCACACAGCCTACTCTCGTGAGAAGCTTCGCGAGCCATCGGAGGTGCCGTCCGTATTATCCGTTTACAGCTAACCCAAGTTTGTCTTTTTGGGGTTTAACTTATTTACTATTAGATCTCTACTTTTTTTATCCACTGCGGGTTTTATAGTCAACGTTCTTAAGGCTCTTGAACGGGCGAGTTGGTAGCCAAAGAACGTTGTCAGTCTCCACATAGATGGGTTCAGGCTCGGACGTATGCCGAATATGAATCCTCTGGCCTATGTCGTTCAGCATACTTGTTTTCAGAAGGACTTGTCCGCTCAAACGGGTGCGCAATGTGGCCCAAAGATGGCAAATGCCATGGGCTCGAAGGGCCCTTTGGTCTCATGACCTCGGAATCATCCGGCAATCTACAACTACCGAACGGCTTGCTATTGGGGTTGGAACGTAACAGAG includes:
- a CDS encoding putative metalloprotease CJM1_0395 family protein; translation: MIQPVDQNPTFSPFDRNATTVSRHDKVQNLSEVEIKQVQKLQQRDREVRAHEQAHIVAGGRYVRGAARFEYQRGPDGKLYAIGGEVTLDISPVPGDPQATMAKMQVVKQAALAPAQPSTQDRVIASKADMEIQKARQELLLKKAHTAYSREKLREPSEVPSVLSVYS